One genomic segment of Terriglobales bacterium includes these proteins:
- a CDS encoding HAD-IA family hydrolase, whose protein sequence is MIRTNRPIPAERIRLLIFDLDGTLVDSRLDLANSVNAMLEYFGRPTLPCDVIAGYIGDGAPMLVRRSLGDPDDEAFLQEALGYFLQYYREHKLDNTYVYAGIQEALTAIRAARNGARPVEMAVLTNKPVNPSRAIVEALGLGEFFARVYGGNSFHTKKPDPLGARTLLQERGTRPEEAVIIGDSEIDVLTGRNAGLWTVGVTYGFAPHTLETAPPDVVVDAPLELKQLFVR, encoded by the coding sequence ATGATCCGCACCAACCGCCCCATCCCGGCAGAGCGCATCCGCCTGCTCATCTTCGACCTGGACGGCACGCTGGTGGACTCGCGCTTGGACCTGGCCAACTCCGTCAACGCCATGCTCGAGTACTTCGGGCGGCCGACCCTGCCCTGCGACGTGATCGCCGGCTACATCGGCGACGGCGCCCCCATGCTGGTGCGCCGCTCCCTGGGCGATCCCGACGACGAGGCCTTCCTGCAGGAGGCCCTGGGCTACTTCCTGCAGTACTACCGCGAGCACAAGCTCGACAATACCTACGTCTATGCCGGGATCCAGGAGGCGCTGACGGCGATCCGCGCAGCGCGCAATGGCGCCCGCCCGGTGGAAATGGCAGTGCTCACCAACAAGCCGGTCAATCCCTCGCGCGCCATCGTGGAGGCGCTGGGGCTGGGCGAGTTCTTCGCCCGCGTTTACGGCGGCAACAGCTTCCACACCAAGAAGCCCGACCCGCTGGGCGCCCGCACCCTGCTGCAAGAGCGCGGGACGCGGCCAGAGGAGGCGGTCATCATCGGCGACTCCGAGATCGACGTCCTGACCGGACGCAACGCGGGGCTGTGGACGGTGGGCGTGACCTACGGCTTCGCGCCCCATACCTTGGAAACCGCCCCGCCGGACGTAGTGGTGGATGCGCCGCTCGAACTGAAACAGCTGTTCGTACGTTGA